From the genome of Spirochaetota bacterium, one region includes:
- a CDS encoding ABC transporter ATP-binding protein, with translation MSFLKVENVSLSYDRRNLVISNFSLEAHSGDCILLEGRNGKGKTTILKAISGLLEPVSGKITIDGFDVFSVSSTKRKSLVALAQQSPHYNTPIKVIEYLEMALPRQFSLLGPKRLRKYIDLLEVEDLLLKPLNTLSEGQKKLALICRTFVQGSSILLLDEPDAFLDTYNQKLVRNGIKEVLSEGKIIIFVSHNESFYSNLYNRKVSIISSSVFEIEQVASVSL, from the coding sequence ATGAGTTTTCTGAAGGTTGAGAATGTGTCGTTATCTTACGATAGGAGAAACTTGGTAATTTCTAATTTTTCGCTAGAAGCGCACTCAGGTGATTGTATTCTTCTTGAAGGTAGGAATGGAAAAGGTAAGACTACAATACTTAAAGCGATATCAGGACTTCTTGAGCCTGTATCAGGTAAAATAACTATTGATGGATTTGATGTATTCTCCGTTTCTTCTACAAAAAGAAAGAGTTTAGTTGCTTTAGCACAACAATCACCGCACTACAACACTCCTATTAAAGTAATTGAATATCTTGAGATGGCTTTGCCAAGACAATTCTCGCTACTAGGCCCAAAGAGATTGAGAAAGTACATAGATTTACTAGAAGTTGAAGATTTACTTCTAAAACCACTTAACACTTTGAGTGAAGGACAGAAGAAACTTGCGTTAATTTGTAGAACCTTTGTTCAGGGTAGTAGTATTTTGCTTCTTGATGAGCCTGATGCCTTTCTTGATACTTATAATCAAAAACTCGTCAGAAATGGTATAAAAGAAGTTTTAAGTGAAGGTAAAATTATCATCTTTGTGTCTCACAACGAATCTTTCTACTCAAATTTATACAACAGGAAAGTTAGTATAATATCAAGTTCTGTGTTTGAGATAGAACAAGTTGCTAGTGTGTCTTTATAG